TTCCTTTTCATTGGGTTCGAGTGAAGTGGATAAGTTTTCGATTGAAGTGGATAGGTTTTCGATTGATAGTTGTTGTAGGTATGAAATGGACATAAAAAGAATGATTTTGAAAAGATTAGTCATAAAATGTGTGCGCGTATGAATTGTCTTTGTTAGAGCATCAGAAAAGGCACTGGCCTTCTCTAGAAGTGTTCGTGCAACTGTGTTACCTAGTTGGCAAGCTAGGGATAATACTGTATGTAAGTGGTGATGCGCCTAGAGAAGTAGAGATGCCCATCTGTCCATGTGAATTCACTACACTGACAAAAAAGAAGGGCATATATCAAAGGATAATATTGTGAACAGAACCTTGCCTGTAATGGGATCTTTAATAGGTCTTTGTTTGTTGTTAATGTGAAAGGTTCTCTATGTGACTTTATTGAGCTTTAGCAGGTTTGGTTTGGAGTAGGTATTGTTGGAACTTAGAATTACCCCTGTGTTTGTTCTTCAGCCATTTATCCTTGCATAGGGAAATTCCTTTACTACGGGAAAGTGTCACTTCTACTTGAGATAGTGAAGTTCCCCTAATGTTTTTGAAGTATATGTTGCTCAATCTCACCCTTGATGGTGCCTGCCACAAATTAATGTCTGCTTAATAATTTGATTACCTTAATCTTGTCAGACAAAGATAGATAGATGTATAGATAGACACCTGAGATGAACAAGAATGGAAGGGGCAATATGCTTGATCAATAATGATTGGATTTCTTACATGTTTCATTACAATGTTCTCGAATTTCATGTTAGTAGCCGAGCTTCTACCAGGAGAATCAGCCCATGTTTTGATCCTAATCCCATTTGAAGTCCTGCTAATTGTACAATTTCTTACAAACAGTCCATTTACATCTTGTTCATGTGGGTATTTTCCCAAGCTTCCAACACTAAACAACCAAAACAAATTTTACCAATCTAAATCAGACACTGATCAGAAAAagaaaactactccgtatatataaataataaatgtagGTAGGTACTGGTAGGTTATACCTTATGCCATGACCTGGTCCGCAAGTGATATTTGTAATAGTGATTTGAGAGTTCCCTTGGCCAACAGAAATGCAATCATCTCCGGTACCAATGTTGGACCAAGAGATACTAACATTAGAGCTTCTTTCGAGGTGAATGCCATCCGTGTTTGGACTGTTCTCCGGTGCAGAAACCTCAAGTCTATTGTCGTTGAAATCTCTGCATTCTACAAGTGCTACGTGAAAGAACTTGTTGTTCAATAAAGTAATATCATCAACAACCGTTCTGTTCATACCCACaaaattaacatattaaaaGAAGAGAAACTACCTAGGAAAAACTGAAGGGGATACAGAAAGTGGTCAGAAAGATTTAGCTATAGTATACCTCGACGTAGGTTCCAAAGGCTTCTAGAGTATATTCGTTTAATAAGAATGATAATTATATACTTGATATGTAGCATGAACGGCTCAAGCAACATTAGAAAATATACTCCCCAAGAAGGAAAAttgtaaaaaaatcaaaaaaatctcaGATCTGCTTTATTATTTGGGAGTGTTAATCCGCCTTTAACTAACAAGTAACAACCTATTTTTGTTTATCAGGAGAAGAgtgctgtaatacctcgtatttttataatatttataagtatattttattatatttataaagcattttacgatttattaacatttaaataatatttaaatgtattttatttaatgtattttaattaattagaatatttattattttaattaattacgaaacgaatttaattcttgagtcgggaaattaaatgagttgcaaatgatttttaaagctttgggttttaaataaaaagtccaattcgttttattaaacgagcccaatcaaaagagtttaatttaaatcctaagctagcccaaatcatttgtttcctaagcccaactcaaatctcctaagcctagcccatcaagggattagggagcctataaataggactcccccgtCATTAAATGAgaccctaaaattcataaaccctattttggctttgttttcccaacactcctctttccCTCTCCTCTTTTTCCTCGGCTCGTCCGCACGCACGCAGCCCGTGCTcgcgctgctgtgctctcgtgctgctcggcctcacgcccagcgctgcactcccttgctctctcgctcgtgccctcgcgcacagcgcccaacacctccctcgctctctctcgctcgtgccctcgcgcacagcgctgcacTCCCTCTCGCCCTCGCTCGCCTTCCCTCGCGCAACAATGCCCAGCCCCTAGCTCGccccctcgcgcacagcgccgaGCCGCGTGCCTTCGCCCCTGCTGCTGCTCTTCGTGCCGCGCTGCACACGCACACACGAGTGGTGTGTCGTGTGTTGTGTTGCTTCGTTGTtgttcgttttccaatctcttttcgcccaatcacattaattcgtggttgttccgtgctataggccggattggtataattcttttcttccttgcctattctatttaaattccgtattttaaattatcatattaatattgttttgagtaattaaaatgctgggaaccggttatgaataccgtggtttaaggatttgcgtgttgtgattcattaggtttgttttaattattaaaagatgaattttcagatttgtttagtgaataaagcattgatttttatgattataaactagtgttattgggattttcaagttagggttttaacctagacctaatgagtcaattgattagcataattaggtaatgattttaattatgataatcaattatattttcagatttgaataaaggtttaaagtgttgatttttattgattttaaaggcggaaaaagtatgtttttgtactaggaattgattttgcaaattgagacgattttattattgaaaaacgattgaattctaaagtttaaaggaggttttaaattttataaagttgctggaaatttaatgaacatggaaataatttaagtttcattattttgatgataggaggtgatttctagttgagtgctcgttattgcaaagtggcccctacgcttaggtattcaaggta
This sequence is a window from Spinacia oleracea cultivar Varoflay chromosome 1, BTI_SOV_V1, whole genome shotgun sequence. Protein-coding genes within it:
- the LOC110799820 gene encoding polygalacturonase-like; the encoded protein is FVGMNRTVVDDITLLNNKFFHVALVECRDFNDNRLEVSAPENSPNTDGIHLERSSNVSISWSNIGTGDDCISVGQGNSQITITNITCGPGHGISVGSLGKYPHEQDVNGLFVRNCTISRTSNGIRIKTWADSPGRSSATNMKFENIVMKHVRNPIIIDQAYCPFHSCSSQAPSRVRLSNIYFKNIRGTSLSQVEVTLSRSKGISLCKDKWLKNKHRGNSKFQQYLLQTKPAKAQ